From a region of the Takifugu flavidus isolate HTHZ2018 chromosome 18, ASM371156v2, whole genome shotgun sequence genome:
- the cavin1a gene encoding caveolae-associated protein 1 — protein sequence MADTGVKKEHAVLEEVPYDDDEVALVAAATEPAVDDKIPAEEGDPASGPGARSEAQTNGVLVLSLLDKIIGVVDQIQHTQNGLEARQEAMEKSVLNIQGELAKLSKNHVGTTDTVNKMLEKVRKVSVNVKTVRSNLEKQAGQIKKLESNENELLKRRNFKVLLYQDQAKPVKTSKTKEEAVVEEKVTEGLGKIPEEGQDQLPGNVNSDEEVEIEEIIEESRTKRLQRSTKQQVDNIKKAFSKEQMEKTKTKTKENYEKTKQKTRENLEKTRQKTRDNLEKTKHSLEKKIGKIGTRMTPNQERRAKMKSSKDKVKKSLTPDHTVYARSKTTVYRVPPFTFHVKKIREGEEEMLQTTEMVEVTKDEGQPGEENGLGVHVEVDEDELVSVESPEMEDLLEVTEDSLVVVEASHANKAQHE from the exons ATGGCGGATACAGGTGTCAAAAAGGAGCACGCAGTCTTGGAAGAGGTGCCTTACGATGACGACGAAGTGGCTCTGGTGGCCGCCGCCACAGAGCCAGCAGTGGATGACAAAATCCCAGCCGAGGAGGGGGACCCGGCCTCCGGCCCTGGAGCCAGAAGTGAAGCGCAGACGAACGGCGTCCTGGTCCTGTCTCTGCTGGACAAGATCATCGGGGTGGTAGACCAGATCCAGCATACCCAGAATGGGCTGGAGGCCCGGCAGGAGGCCATGGAGAAGTCCGTGTTAAACATCCAAGGGGAGCTGGCGAAGTTGTCCAAGAACCACGTGGGCACCACCGACACGGTCAACAAAATGCTGGAGAAGGTGCGCAAGGTCAGCGTCAACGTGAAGACGGTGCGCAGCAACCTGGAGAAGCAGGCGGGTCAGATCAAGAAGCTGGAGAGCAACGAGAACGAGCTTCTGAAGAGACGCAACTTCAAAGTGCTCCTCtaccag GACCAGGCGAAGCCAGTAAAGACTTCTAAAACCAAAGAGGAGGCAGTTGTTGAAGAAAAAGTCACGGAAGGTCTGGGGAAAATACCCGAGGAGGGACAAGATCAACTCCCAGGAAATGTCAATTCTGATGAAGAGGTGGAGATTGAAGAGATTATTGAGGAGTCTCGTACCAAACGCCTCCAGCGCAGCACCAAGCAGCAAGTGGACAACATCAAGAAAGCCTTTTCCAAAGAGCAAATGGAGAAGACCAAGACAAAGACCAAGGAGAACTACGAGAAAACCAAGCAGAAAACCCgtgagaacctggagaagacaAGGCAGAAAACCCGTGACAACCTGGAAAAAACCAAGCACAGCCTGGAGAAGAAGATTGGCAAGATCGGAACCCGCATGACTCCAAACCAGGAACGTCGGGCGAAGATGAAGAGCTCCAAAGACAAAGTAAAGAAGTCTCTCACTCCTGACCACACGGTCTACGCCCGCTCCAAAACCACCGTGTACCGCGTGCCGCCCTTCACCTTCCACGTTAAGAAGATCCgcgaaggagaagaagaaatgctGCAGACCACAGAGATGGTGGAAGTGACCAAGGATGAGGGTCAACCTGGGGAAGAGAACGGCCTGGGTGTGCAtgtggaggtggatgaagatgagCTTGTGAGCGTTGAGAGCCCAGAGATGGAGGATCTGCTGGAGGTGACAGAGGACTCCCTGGTCGTGGTGGAGGCATCCCACGCAAATAAGGCCCAACATGAATGA